The genomic region ATTTGGTTTCGATCGAAACAGCAACACTTCCGGGGCCAGGGAAGTCGCGACCAAGTGCTTTGGAAACCAGCCCCATCAGGAAAACCCCATGCACAATAGGTTTCCCGAAAGGCGTGTTTTGGGCGTATTCATAATCTATGTGGATGGGATTGTCGTCGCCCGTAACCTGTGCAAAAATCCGAACTTCCTCCATGTTGAGGGTACGCTTCATGGCGTATTGCTGTCCGATTTCTAAGTTCTCATAGGTATAATTCATGTGTTTAGTAAAAGGTCGTAAAGGGTTAAAGCACTTGTTGGAAAATGGTTAGGTACTGTGTTACCGTATATTCCCAAGAAAAAACGTTGGGAATATACGTCATTACCCGCTCGGATGCAGTTTTAAGCAAATCCCGATCCGCATATTGCAAGATTTTATCTCGAAAAGCGGCTGCATCGCCCGATGGAACAAGGTGTCCGTTCTGGCCTTCGTGAATCACATCATGCAGGCCATCTATGTCTGAGACAATGGCCGGTAGCCCGCACGTTCCTGCTTCTAAAAGCACCATCCCAAATCCCTCTAAGTCTCCTGCGACGGGTATATTCGGCATAACGAACAAATCTGTACCGGAGTAGAGGTTTTCCAACACAAAGTCCGAGGTTCTACCCAAGAGTTTTACACGGCTCTCAAGATGGTTTCGGTGAATGGCCTCGCGTATCCTTCCAGAATAAGGGCCATCGCCAGCCAGCCAATAATGAACACTGGGCGGTAATTGCGGCATAACCTCCTCGATAAACCAATGGAAGCCTTTGCGTTCCACCAAATGTCCAACGCTACACAAGATGAGGTCGGTATCCGGCACTTCCGAGATACCCAAAAGTTCAAGTTGCGCATGACGGGCCTCTAATCGAGTAGCGGTTTGGGTAAACCGTGAGACGTCTATACCATTATGAACAATTGTACACTTTTCAGGAGCGAGGCCACGTGCCAAACAAGCCTCGGCAGTTGCAGCACTCACCGGCAAAACACCATCAGCAACTTGCAGAATTTTCCGCACCAAGCGTTGGTAGAACTCGGCTTGCATGGTTACATCGTGCCCATGTGCAAGAACAAATGTTTTTACACCGGTTAAGGCCAATTTCTGGTGGAGGCGCGTTAGAACCACAGCCGGAACCATAGAAGAAAACAAAACAACCTCGATCTGATTGCGCTCAATATAGGCCGGGAGATTACGCCAAAGACCCATCAAAAATTGGGCTGTATTGATCTGAATCCACTTCCAAGAAGTCCGAAGTACTTTGGCATGTAACGAAATATCCGACCGCTTTTGCAACGCCGCAAACAAGTCGGTTGCCACACGTTGCATTCCACCAATATTGGCTTCAGGCCGATCATGTGGCGGAAACATATGCGATATAAAAAGAATGCGCACCGTTGGCTAAGGCGAGGGGTGAGGTATTAAACGAGTGAGGTATCAAACAGATCGTTGCGGGGTTGGCGGGAAGAGTAAGCGGTCATAATAGCCATCAATTTTCCCAAGAATCTCGTCCCAACTATACAGTTGTGCACGTTTCCGGGCGTTATTTCCCATCTCCAGCCTTTGGGCTGTATTCGTAATTAAGGCTTTTACGTGGTCAAAGAATTGACTCGAATGGCCGGCTTCTAATAAAAAGCCCGTTTCATGTGGTATGACCAAGCCCTTACTACCGGTTGCATCTGCACAAACCGTGGGGAGTCCAGAGGCCATTGCTTCTAAGGTTACATTGCCAAAGGTCTCGGTGGTGCTGGGAAACAGAAAAATGTCCGACGACGCATAGGCCGTTGCCAAGTCTTCGCCTCCTAAATGCCCCGTAAAGTAGGTATTGGGTAGTTGCTCACGCAATTCATCCTCCGCCGACCCATTCCCGACGATAACACTTTTATGCGGAATACCACTTTGTTCCAGACCTTGGATAACCCTTGCAAAAACATCCAAGCCTTTTTCCCATACTAGACGGCTCACAAACAGCACAATCGGCTCATCGGTGGAAGCACCATGTGCCAAACGCCATGCCTCCGATCTTTTTGTGGGGGAAAACCGATCCGTTTCTACACCACGCTCCCAAAGCAACAGATTCTTATGGATACCATGCTCCCGTAATACATCTGCCATAGACTCCGAAGGCACATAGACTTGGTCGCATTGGTCGTAAAATTTTTTGAGGTATCGCCACAGCCGATCCACCAACATGTCCATATTATAATACGTCAGATACGAACTAAAATGGGTATGGTACGAGGCGACCACCGGAATGCCTAATTTACGCCCAAGTTTTAGCGCATTGCGTCCGGGCAAATCAGGTGTTGCAATGTGGATAAGTTGTGGACGAAATTGCGCGACCTCTCGGCGTGTACGCATAGAAATGGGTAAGGCCACCCGATATTCATGACGGTTGGGAATGGGCATCGGAAGCGACGGAACGGGATGAAAACGCCCTGCTGCTTGAATCGGAGGGTTTTCTATGGTGGGTGCAACCACCATTACCTGAGAACCAAGGGCTTCTAAATATCGAACCAAACGATTTAGCGTGAGCGAGACCCCGTCGGCTACATGGTTATAGTTTCCCGTGAAAAGGGCAATTCGTTTGGGTCTATGAGGATGCTCCATGTGGGAATTTTTGATTGTTGTGGATTGGGTCTTCAAAGGTTGTCACAAAATATTTGTTCCGGTATTGATAATTTGTCACAAATAACCTAAGATTCATCAAAAAAACGGTCGCATGATTTGATGAATAAATTCTCGATTGCTATTTTGCGATAGAGAATAGAAGTCAAGATGATTGGCAATAATATTCTCTGCAATAAATACTCACGACCAACCCACTCCCAATCATGTTACAGTATGCGCGTAGCATCAAATTGATGCTGGTCTGCACGGTAATTGTAAGCCTGCTCGTCTTGCTGGTATATAATTTCGCCCTGTAGTCTTTATCTGTTTTATAGCGTTCACCGACCAATTCCAAGAGGTCGGTGTGGGTAGAGCATACCCACAAGTCATGCTATTCTTGCCCACAAGCAGTGGTGGAGACTTATTCATATCCACAAATCCCTTGGGCATAATTTCGAGGTCACTTTAGCAGCACACGACCAGTCTTGTATAAAAAAACCCGCGCCTCGCTATAAACTAAGGAGGCACGGGTTCGTAGTTTTTTACCTTTTGGCTGGGAATTTATGCGGCCAAACCCCGTTCATGCGCAGCCTTGAGCAGACCTTCACGATGATCGGGATGTGCAATCTCGATGAGTGCGCGGGCACGTTGACGGAGATTTTTCCCGTATAGGTTGGCGACTCCATATTCAGTCACCACATAATGAACGTGCGCACGAGTGGTTACGACACCAGCACCATGTTTAAGATGCGGTACAATGCGGCTTTCACCGCGTTTTGTGGTAGAAGGCAGCGCAATAATGGGTTTACCGTTTTCAGACAGCGAAGCTCCACGGATAAAATCCATTTGCCCACCGACCCCCGAAAATTGCTTAATCCCAATAGAGTCCGCGCAAACTTGTCCCGTGACATCTACCTCGATGGCGGAGTTGATGGCCGTTACCTTTGGGTTACGCCGGATAACCGCAGAGTCGTTTACGTACCCACAGTCCAACATCCGAATCAAGGGGTTGTCATCCATAAAGTCATAAAGTTTCCGCGTTCCCATAGCAAACGATGCAACAACATGGCCTGGATTGTTAACTTTTTCGGAATTGGTGACCACGCCACGTTCGATCAGTGGGATGAGGCCATCAGAGAACATTTCTGTGTGTACCCCCAAATTCCGATGCCCCGTGAGTGCAGCTAAAACAGCGTCTGGAATGGTTCCAATACCCATTTGTATGGTTGCTCCATCTTCAATCAATTCTGCACAGAAACGTCCAATGGCCTGCTCCACGTCGGTTGGCGCAGAAGGAGGAATTTCGGGAATGGGGTCGTCGCACTCCACAAAGGCGTGAATGTTTCGCGAGTGGATAAGGCTATCCCCATGAGTACGCGGCATATTGGGGTTTACCTGTGCAATAACGTGCCTGGCGGTTTGGATAGCGGCTCTGGACACGTCTACCGATACACCAAGCGAGCAATATCCGTGATGGTCCGGTGGGCTGACCTGAACCAAGGCGACGTCTAACGGCAAGATGCCCCGCCGAAACAACAAGGGGGTTTCACTCAAGAATACGGGCAAGTAGTCGGCCTCTCCGGCTTGGACAGATTTCCGGACGTTTGCTCCCACGAACATGGCATTCAACCGGAAGCTCTCTGGGTGCGCCAAATATGGAGCAGGGCCTTCGGTATGAAGGCTGATCAATTCCACGTCGTTTAACTCATCGGCGCGTGCGGACATGGCGGCAACCAACCTTTGTGGCGTGGCTGCTGCAGTATGGATAAAAACGCGATTCCAAGGTTTGATAATCGAAACCGCTTGTTCGGCTGTCATTTGCATGATGTTTAAGAATAAGTTTTTGTGGAAGGGGGTTCCGCTTAAAGCATTCTATGATACGATCAAAGACTTCAAAGTAATTAAAATTATTTGGCTATAATGGATGTAGGATAAATACTGATGCAGTTTAATCCGATTAAGACTGAAAAACTAATTTTACGTAGGGTTGAACAGAAGGATAAAAAAGCATATATTTTCGCTTATGGAAACAATACTTGATTTATACACAGATTATCTGATCAGTAGCACGGGTCAAACGAGTGCTACGGGTTTTTCCCGGCTACTCGATGGAGAGTTAAGCCATGACCAACTTACTCGTTTTCTGAGCAAAAATAATTTTGACAGCAAGTTTTTATGGCAAAGTGTGAAACCTTTAGTTCGCGAGCATGAAAGTTCAGATGCTTGTTTAGTCTTTGACAATTGCATAATCGAAAAAGCTTATACAGACGAAAATGAACTGATATGCTGGCACTGGGATCACGCAAAAAAACGGAACGTCAAAGGTATTAATTTATTAAGCGCCTTTTATGTTAGTTCTACCTCAAGTGATAGGGAAGCTATACGCTTACCTGTTGGCTTTGAACTTGTGTTAAAGACGGTGCATTTTTGTAGTCTCAAAGATAAAAAAGAACGCCGTAAAAGCGCGATTACCAAAAATGAAATGATGCAAAACATGATCCAACAAAGTATCCATAACCAATTGAAATTTAAGTACATATTAGCTGATAGTTGGTTCTCTTCTACCCATAATATGCACTTTATTCAGTCAAAAAAGAAGTTTTTCATCTTTGATTTACAAGAAAATCGTTTAGCACAACTCGCCCAAGGACAAATGAATAAACCGTCGTCAAAAAGTCAATGGACAAATATTAAATCATTAGACATACCCAATAATACGCCCGTTTTAGTTTGGCTCAAAGATATGGATTTTACCGTACTTTTGACCAAACAAATCTTCAAAGACGAAGACGGCCATAGAACAGGCGTTAGATTTTTGGTGTCAAACGATTTTAGTTTGACCGATGACCAATTCACTACGACCTACAAAAAAGGTGGAGCGTAGAAGAATACCACAAATCCTTAAAGCAAAACACGAGTATCGCTAAGTCACCAACTCGTACCCTAACGACTCAATCTAACCATTTGTTCAGTTCTTTATGGGCTTATGTTAAACTTGAAAAACTTAAATACAAAACAAAACTTAACCACTTTAACATTAAAGGTAAAATTTACCTCAAAGCACTTAAAGTTGCTTTTCAAGAGTTAGCAATTATCAAAGCGCAGGCACTCCCTGCGTAACATCAGTCAATTACCTATAACAGAAGCAGCCACCTCAACCCATTGTCCTGTTTTTAGGCTTTCAATTGACGCTAAAGTTGCCAAAGTGACATTTACTATTTGTTCTAAGGGTATTATAGGCTGTTCTCCTTGTTTAATCATGTTATAAAATCGTCTAAATTGCTCTCCATGCCCTTTGTCCTGTTTCGTTTTAAGTTT from Rhodothermia bacterium harbors:
- a CDS encoding acetyl-CoA hydrolase/transferase family protein, which gives rise to MQMTAEQAVSIIKPWNRVFIHTAAATPQRLVAAMSARADELNDVELISLHTEGPAPYLAHPESFRLNAMFVGANVRKSVQAGEADYLPVFLSETPLLFRRGILPLDVALVQVSPPDHHGYCSLGVSVDVSRAAIQTARHVIAQVNPNMPRTHGDSLIHSRNIHAFVECDDPIPEIPPSAPTDVEQAIGRFCAELIEDGATIQMGIGTIPDAVLAALTGHRNLGVHTEMFSDGLIPLIERGVVTNSEKVNNPGHVVASFAMGTRKLYDFMDDNPLIRMLDCGYVNDSAVIRRNPKVTAINSAIEVDVTGQVCADSIGIKQFSGVGGQMDFIRGASLSENGKPIIALPSTTKRGESRIVPHLKHGAGVVTTRAHVHYVVTEYGVANLYGKNLRQRARALIEIAHPDHREGLLKAAHERGLAA
- a CDS encoding MaoC family dehydratase, which translates into the protein MNYTYENLEIGQQYAMKRTLNMEEVRIFAQVTGDDNPIHIDYEYAQNTPFGKPIVHGVFLMGLVSKALGRDFPGPGSVAVSIETKFLRPVAVGEEVTIEIEILEKLPRNQIKVRTAGYIVVRDRKKIAFDGSAILIPPTA
- a CDS encoding glycosyltransferase family 1 protein gives rise to the protein MEHPHRPKRIALFTGNYNHVADGVSLTLNRLVRYLEALGSQVMVVAPTIENPPIQAAGRFHPVPSLPMPIPNRHEYRVALPISMRTRREVAQFRPQLIHIATPDLPGRNALKLGRKLGIPVVASYHTHFSSYLTYYNMDMLVDRLWRYLKKFYDQCDQVYVPSESMADVLREHGIHKNLLLWERGVETDRFSPTKRSEAWRLAHGASTDEPIVLFVSRLVWEKGLDVFARVIQGLEQSGIPHKSVIVGNGSAEDELREQLPNTYFTGHLGGEDLATAYASSDIFLFPSTTETFGNVTLEAMASGLPTVCADATGSKGLVIPHETGFLLEAGHSSQFFDHVKALITNTAQRLEMGNNARKRAQLYSWDEILGKIDGYYDRLLFPPTPQRSV
- a CDS encoding transposase, which gives rise to METILDLYTDYLISSTGQTSATGFSRLLDGELSHDQLTRFLSKNNFDSKFLWQSVKPLVREHESSDACLVFDNCIIEKAYTDENELICWHWDHAKKRNVKGINLLSAFYVSSTSSDREAIRLPVGFELVLKTVHFCSLKDKKERRKSAITKNEMMQNMIQQSIHNQLKFKYILADSWFSSTHNMHFIQSKKKFFIFDLQENRLAQLAQGQMNKPSSKSQWTNIKSLDIPNNTPVLVWLKDMDFTVLLTKQIFKDEDGHRTGVRFLVSNDFSLTDDQFTTTYKKGGA
- a CDS encoding glycosyltransferase family 4 protein, with translation MFPPHDRPEANIGGMQRVATDLFAALQKRSDISLHAKVLRTSWKWIQINTAQFLMGLWRNLPAYIERNQIEVVLFSSMVPAVVLTRLHQKLALTGVKTFVLAHGHDVTMQAEFYQRLVRKILQVADGVLPVSAATAEACLARGLAPEKCTIVHNGIDVSRFTQTATRLEARHAQLELLGISEVPDTDLILCSVGHLVERKGFHWFIEEVMPQLPPSVHYWLAGDGPYSGRIREAIHRNHLESRVKLLGRTSDFVLENLYSGTDLFVMPNIPVAGDLEGFGMVLLEAGTCGLPAIVSDIDGLHDVIHEGQNGHLVPSGDAAAFRDKILQYADRDLLKTASERVMTYIPNVFSWEYTVTQYLTIFQQVL